From the Manihot esculenta cultivar AM560-2 chromosome 14, M.esculenta_v8, whole genome shotgun sequence genome, the window ATTTCCATTAGCTTTTGCCATTGTGGATAAGGAGGATGGGGACAATTGGTCATGGTTTATGGATTGCTTAAGGATCTTTGTAACCAACCGAGAAGATTTGTGTGTAATTTCTGATCGACATGCTGGAATTTTGAAGGCGATGCAGAAAGATTGGTGGCAACCTCCAGCTGGTCATCATTGTTACTGCATCAGACATGTTTTGAGTAATTATAATAAGACATTCAAAAATGCAGCAATAAAGGAAGCGTTGCGCAAGGCAGGTATGTTTCATGTTTCAATACGAAGTatgcataattttaaaaatttaatgtcaCATCTTACTTAtgttaattttacttttatgaaCTTGTCCTTTATATCAGCAAATGAAAAtcagaaaagaaagttttacgAAGCAATGGACAATATTCGGGAGGTGCACCCTGAATCATACAATTGGGCAATTAAGATGAATTTAGAGAAGTGGACAAGATCACACGATGGTGGACAGAGGTATGGCGTGATGACAATAAACATGGCTGAATCCCTGAATGGCATGATGAAAGGATTTAGAGCGTTGCCTATAACGGCAATGgtggaaaaaatatttttccagtGTGTTCATTATTTTGATACGCGGATGACAACTTTTTTGGAGCAACAAAGTAAGGGCTATGTTTTCACTCAGTCTTGCAGTGAAACTCTGCGTGCTAATGCCATTAAGGTCAATGGACATAGAGTTAGACGGTTCAACAGTCAGACCATGGTTTGTGAAATAATTACAGCAAATGGTAGACAAAAACAAGTGGTCAAACTAATGGATCAAACATGTACCTATGGCAAATTTCAGGAGATGAGGATACCATGTTCACATGCAATTGCAGCATGCATGTCCCATTCAATTGACTACGAACAGTTTATATTTGAGTATTATAAATTGGATCGTACCATACAATGTTACGCGTACACATTCCATCCTCTTGGACACCCTGACTATTGGCCTCCAACAGATGGACTTCCTCATGTGCCTGACATTTCTAGAATCAGAAAGAAGGGACGTCCGAGATCTTCTCGAATACGTAATGAGATGGACTGGAGGTCaaacaaaataaatgaaacCTCGAGAGTCCATTGCTCAATATGTGGCAGGGTGGGGCACAATAAGAAAACATGTATGGGTGGGGCACCGAGTAGATAGATATTGCAAAGAATTcagttaaatatataaatatgcagaa encodes:
- the LOC110600536 gene encoding uncharacterized protein LOC110600536, yielding MTALHHFNTETVYMIEDNPHWINERLNPMCRVFDRMFWAFKQSIEGFKHCRPVISIDGTFLYGKYTGCILCATALDGNNQLFPLAFAIVDKEDGDNWSWFMDCLRIFVTNREDLCVISDRHAGILKAMQKDWWQPPAGHHCYCIRHVLSNYNKTFKNAAIKEALRKAANENQKRKFYEAMDNIREVHPESYNWAIKMNLEKWTRSHDGGQRYGVMTINMAESLNGMMKGFRALPITAMVEKIFFQCVHYFDTRMTTFLEQQSKGYVFTQSCSETLRANAIKVNGHRVRRFNSQTMVCEIITANGRQKQVVKLMDQTCTYGKFQEMRIPCSHAIAACMSHSIDYEQFIFEYYKLDRTIQCYAYTFHPLGHPDYWPPTDGLPHVPDISRIRKKGRPRSSRIRNEMDWRSNKINETSRVHCSICGRVGHNKKTCMGGAPSR